GGCGAGCCAGCTCTACGGCGTGAGCGCCACGGACCCGCTCACCTTCGGCAGCCTGTCGCTGGCGGTGGTGGCCGTGACACTGGTGGCCACCTGGCTGCCCGCGCGGCGGGCCACGCGGGTGGACCCGCTGGTGGCGATGCGCAGCGAGTAGGGCCTGGGGCTCACGCGCCGGCCCGGAGCGCGGAGGCCAGCTCCTCCAGCGCGCGCCACTGGGCCGGCGAGAGGCGGACGCCGGGCCGCACCCGGCGGACGTGGGCCAGTGCGTCCGCCGCGTCCTTCGCGTCACCCCGGGCGACGAGGAGCGCCGCGGCAATCATGCCGGTGCGGCCGTGGCCCTGCGCGCAGTGGACGTACAGCGGCCCGGGCAGGGTGGCCAGCTCGCGGAGCACCGGGGCCACGTGGCCCACCGGCAGCGTGGACGCGTCCAGGATGGGCAGCGACACGTAGTGGCAGGCCCGCCGGATGCCCTCGGGCTCGGGGAACTCGGACGTCAGGTCCAGCACGGTGTGCGTCCCTGGCGGAAGCTCCCCTGGCAGCAGCCGGCGCCCCACGAAGAGGCCCGGCACCACCTGCGCATGGGTCGGCTCGCGGGAGAGCCTGCGCGCCAGGTGCCACGTGGCCCACGTCAGCAGCAGGTAGGGCAGGAGCGCGGCGAGCGCCCACGGGCGCAGCCGTCCATCCGGCTGCTTTCCGAAGAGTCGCGGGCCGGCCCCCGCGTACGCGAGCGCCACGAGGCCGAAGCTCACGGCGGGCCAGAGCAGCAGCAGCCAGGGCCCACCCAGCCGCGTGGCCAGGAAGCCGAGGAGCGCCGCGAAGGTGGTGAAGACCCAGGTGTACTTCATGCGATGACCACCGTACCCCGCGGACATCCCCGTGCGCGCGGACGTTGACTCGCCTCCGGGGTTGAGGGACGCGTGGGGCATGGCGTCGCGGAAGGTCCTCGTCCCCCCTGAGTCCGCCGGTGAGCGGTTGGACCGCTTCCTCTCCAAGCATGTGCCCGGCCTGACACCGGAGCGGGCCCGCGCCCTCATCGACTCGGGCGGGGTGCGCATCCGCGGCAAGAAGTGCCAGCCCACGCGCAAGCTGTGGGGCGGGGAGGAAATCGAAGTTGAACGGCCCGAGCCCCGCGCTCCGCCCCCCGCTTCCGTCGAGGGGCCCGTGCTGCCCGTGCTCCATGACGACGCGGCCCTCGTCATCGTGAACAAGCCCCCGGGGCTCGTGGTGGAGCCCGAGGGCCGCGCCGCGTCCGTGGTGGGCCTGCTCGCCGCGCAGCGGCCTCCGTTCGACGTGGAGGGCCTGGCCCAGCCCGGCGTGGTGCACCGCCTGGACCGCGAGACGAGCGGGTGTCTGGCCTTCGCCCGCACCGACGAGGCCGCCGCGGCGATGCTGCGCGCCTTCCAGGAGAAGCAGGTCGACAAGCGCTACCAGACGCTCGTGCTGGGAAACCCGCCCGAGCAGGGCCGGCTGGAGGGGCCCTACGCGAGAGACCCGAAGGACCCGCGCCGCTTCACCACCCGCGTGCCGTCCGCCCGCCGGGCCGCGCTGTCCTTCGAGGTCCGCGAGCGCTTCCCCGGCGCCGCGCTGCTCGAGGTCGACCTGGATACCGGCCGCACCCACCAGATTCGCGTGCAGCTTTCCGAGGCCGGCTTCCCCGTGCTGGGTGACGCCGTCTACGGCACCGACGCGGCCCGCGCCCACCCCGCGGCGCAGGCCCTGGGCCGGCAGGCACTGCATGCCTTCCGCCTGGAAATTCCGAGCCCCGCCTCGGGCTCGCTCGTCCGGGTGGAAGCTCCCCTGCCCGAGGACTTCCTCCGCGCACTGGTGCTCCTGCGCGCGTGAAGTCGCGGTGTGTCGTCCAGGCAACACCCGGCATGGATGGCGTCCGCCTGCTGTTAGAGCGCTCGAAGCCAACTCGCCCGCCTGGTCTGCGTGGGCCCTGCTGAAGGACTTCGTGAATGGCGGATGCGGCGCTCCATCCCTTGAGGCTTCCTGACGGGCACACCTCCGACGAAGACTGCCTCCGTGGCGGTGGCGCCATGGGTGAGCTGATGCGCTCCATCGACTGGTCGCGCACGAAGCTGGGGCCCGTGGCGCAGTGGCCGCGCAGCCTGAAGACCATGGTGGGCGTCATCCTCGGGAGCCCCTTCCCCATGCTCGTGTGGTGGGGCCCGGAGATGCTCCAGCTCTACAACGATGCCTACCGGCCGGTGCTGGGCAGGAAGCACCCCGCCTCCATGGGCGCGCCCGGACGCCTCATCTGGCCGGAAATCTGGGACGTCATCGGCCCCATGGCGGAGGGCGTCCTCGCCGGGGGCCCGCCGCCGTGGCGCGAGGACTTCCAGCTGTTCATCAACAGCCGGGGCTTCGTCGAGGAGACGTTCCACACCTTCTCGTACAGCCCCGTCCCCGACGACGACGGGCGCGTGGGTGGCGTGCTCAACACCGTCCAGGAGACGACGCAGAAGGTCCAGGGCGAGCGGCAGCTGCGCATGCTCCGCGACCTGGCCGCGCGGCTGTCCGACGCGAAGTCCGCCGACGAAGCCTGTGAGCTGGCGGCCGCCACCTTCGCCACCAACGACGCGGACCTGCCCTTCTCCCTCGTCTACCTGCTGGACGCGGACGGACGGGAGGTCCGGCTCCGGGGCTCCAGCGGCCTGGAGGGCTACGACGGGCCCGCGAAGGCCGGGCACGTGACGCTCGGCGCGGCTCCGGAAGGGACGGGCTGGCCGTTCGCCGAGGCGGTGGCCGCCGGGCACGTGGGGGTCTCCGACCTGGCGTCCCGCTTCGGGGCGCTGCCCGGGGGCCGCTGGGGCAGTCCGCCGGAGCGCGCCATCCTCGTTCCGCTGGCGCGGCCCGGCCACCCGCGGCCGTACGGGTTCCTGGTCAGCGGGCTGAGCCCGCGCCGCAAGTTCGACGAGCAGTACCTGGGGCTGTTCCAGCTCACCGCCGACCAGGTGGCGACGGCGATTACCAATGCCCGCACCTACGAGGAGGAGCGCCGCCGCGCCGAGGTGCTCGCGGAGCTGGACCGCGCGAAGACGGCCTTCTTCAGCAACGTCAGCCACGAGTTCCGCACGCCGCTGACGCTGATGCTCGGGCCCACCGAGGACGCGCTCGCGCAGCCCCAGCGCACGCTCGCCGGGGAAAACCTCCTCGTCGTGTACCGCAACGCACTGCGGCTCCTGAAGCTGGTCAACTCGCTGCTCGACTTCTCGCGCATCGAAGCGGGGCGCGCGACGGCCTCCTACGAGCCCACGGACCTGGCGTCGGTGACGACGGACCTGGCCAGCGCCTTCCAGTCCGCCATCGAGCGCGCCGGCCTGCGCTTCATCGTCGACTGCGCGCCGCTGCCCGAGGCCGTCTACGTCGACCAGGACATGTGGGAGAAGATCGTCCTCAACCTGCTCTCCAACGCGCTCAAGTTCACCTTCGCCGGAGAGATTGGCATCTGCCTGCGCTGGGTGGGGGAGGGCATGGAGCTGGTGGTGCGCGACACCGGCATCGGCATCCCCGCGCCGGAGCTGCCGAACGTCTTCAAGCGCTTCCACCGGGTGCAGGGCGCGAAGTCCCGCACGCACGAGGGCTCCGGCATCGGCCTGGCGCTGGTGCACGAGCTGGTGCGGCTGCATGGCGGCACCATCGACGTGGCCAGCCAGGAAGGGGAGGGCACCT
Above is a window of Pyxidicoccus xibeiensis DNA encoding:
- a CDS encoding phosphatase domain-containing protein: MKYTWVFTTFAALLGFLATRLGGPWLLLLWPAVSFGLVALAYAGAGPRLFGKQPDGRLRPWALAALLPYLLLTWATWHLARRLSREPTHAQVVPGLFVGRRLLPGELPPGTHTVLDLTSEFPEPEGIRRACHYVSLPILDASTLPVGHVAPVLRELATLPGPLYVHCAQGHGRTGMIAAALLVARGDAKDAADALAHVRRVRPGVRLSPAQWRALEELASALRAGA
- a CDS encoding RluA family pseudouridine synthase codes for the protein MASRKVLVPPESAGERLDRFLSKHVPGLTPERARALIDSGGVRIRGKKCQPTRKLWGGEEIEVERPEPRAPPPASVEGPVLPVLHDDAALVIVNKPPGLVVEPEGRAASVVGLLAAQRPPFDVEGLAQPGVVHRLDRETSGCLAFARTDEAAAAMLRAFQEKQVDKRYQTLVLGNPPEQGRLEGPYARDPKDPRRFTTRVPSARRAALSFEVRERFPGAALLEVDLDTGRTHQIRVQLSEAGFPVLGDAVYGTDAARAHPAAQALGRQALHAFRLEIPSPASGSLVRVEAPLPEDFLRALVLLRA